A stretch of Aspergillus nidulans FGSC A4 chromosome VI DNA encodes these proteins:
- the sik1 gene encoding snoRNP complex protein NOP56 (transcript_id=CADANIAT00010009), giving the protein MADYLLFEGPMGYSLFKVAHKGDAVGHNLKEVQEGVNDLAKFGKMVQLASFLPFENNKQALSEINDISEGVASETLISFLEMNLPKPSKKKNIVLGLADRNLATSIKSAFSFVDCETGDTSEVVQDMLRGVRLHASKLLKQLREGDMDTAQLGLGHAYSRAKVKFSVQRDDNHIIQAIAILDQLDKAINTFSMRVREWYSWHFPELIKIVSDNQRYAQLALFIKDKKTLTDENLHDIAALVEDDEGVAQSIIDAAKRSMGQDISESDMENVISFAQRVVSLSKYRKSLHSYLVSKMNVVAPNLAALIGDIVGARLISHAGSLTNLSKYPASTVQILGAEKALFRALKTKGNTPKYGLLYHSSFIGRAGPKNKGRISRFLANKCSIASRIDNFSDTPTTKYGDALKKQVEERLEFYATGAPPTKNEVAMKNAMDAVLASMDVDGDDSDAEMKDANVEKKDKKEKKKEKKEKKDKGEKEEKKKKRKSEGGESEKKKRKHDNDAEPSKKKKKV; this is encoded by the exons ATGGCAGACTATCTTCTTTTCGAGGGCCCTATGGGTTACTCGCTCTTCAAGGTCGCCCACAAGGGGGATGCTGTGGGACACAACCTGAAGGAAGTTCAGGAGGGTGTGAATGATTTGGCAAAATTTGGCAAGATGGTCCAGCTTGCCAGTTTCTTGCCTTTTGA GAACAACAAGCAGGCTCTGAGCGAAATCAACGATATCTCAGAAGGTGTCGCTTCTGAGACGCTGATCTCTTTCCTCGAAATGAATTTGCCCAAACCgagcaagaaaaagaacatTGTGCTAGGACTCGCGGATAGGAATTTGGCTACCAGCATCAAGTCCGCGTTTTCTTTCGTGGACTGCGAGACCGGTGACACCAGCGAGGTCGTCCAAGATATGCTCCGTGGAGTCCGACTGCATGCTAGCAAGTTGCTGAAGCAATTGCGGGAGGGCGATATGGATACTGCACAACTCGGTCTCGGTCACGCGTACTCGCGTGCAAAGGTCAAGTTCTCGGTTCAGCGCGACGACAACCACATCATTCAAGCTATCGCTATCCTTGATCAGCTCGACAAGGCCATCAACACTTTCTCCATGAGAGTCCGCGAGTGGTACTCTTGGCACTTCCCCGAGCTCATCAAGATTGTGTCGGACAACCAGCGTTACGCCCAGCTCGCCCTGTTCATTAAGGACAAGAAGACCCTGACTGACGAGAATCTGCACGACATTGCCGCCCTtgttgaagacgatgagggtGTTGCTCAGAGCATTATCGACGCCGCCAAACGCAGTATGGGCCAGGATATCTCAGAATCTGACATGGAGAATGTCATCTCATTCGCCCAACGGGTCGTCAGCCTTTCCAAGTACCGCAAGTCCCTTCACTCCTACCTGGTCTCCAAGATGAACGTGGTTGCCCCCAACCTTGCTGCTCTTATCGGAGACATCGTCGGCGCTCGCCTTATCTCCCACGCTGGAAGCTTGACAAACCTGTCCAAATATCCCGCTTCCACTGTCCAGATTTTGggtgctgagaaggctctTTTCCGAGCCTTGAAGACCAAGGGTAACACTCCTAAGTACGGTCTTCTGTACCACTCTTCCTTCATCGGCAGGGCTGGTCCTAAGAATAAGGGTCGCATCTCGCGCTTCTTGGCCAACAAGTGCTCCATTGCTTCCCGCATTGACAACTTCAGCGACACCCCGACAACGAAGTACGGTGATGCCCTCAAGAAGCAGGTTGAGGAACGTCTTGAATTCTACGCGACCGGTGCTCCTCCTACTAAGAACGAGGTTGCCATG AAAAATGCTATGGATGCTGTTTTGGCCAGCATGGACGTTGATGGCGACGATAGCGACGCCGAAATGAAGGATGCCAATGTtgagaagaaagacaagaaggagaagaagaaggagaagaaggaaaagaaagacaagggcgagaaggaggagaagaagaagaagcgcaagtctGAGGGCGGCGAGtcggaaaagaagaagcgaaagcACGACAATGATGCAGAGCCAtccaagaaaaagaagaaggtttAA
- a CDS encoding uncharacterized protein (transcript_id=CADANIAT00010010): MMASKLSLLTNTSFLERASSEASDNRVYSTPPESSPPIVSPQEAKVRDWDDQGRYSPGAVVASRLAGLAIRGDFHHQLPDRSLHQPAFKPLLQAKDLPQNSNLHGFHDMPDSDSSEAAKPVSPPLNDRAPSPTLAAGGKSPKNLGTPLNTPRQHSISPQKTRSAPASAKVRSPGRSPTPPGAKIEDLLAWSDSEITGHNPTDPDDDGYGINGIGFKPTAAIAWARSQKRKKQVAEWKSREAREARERRRERRVANNMDQLRTVQSGGIQKKVKFDV, from the coding sequence atgatggcatCGAAATTATCATTACTTACAAACACCTCATTTCTCGAAAGAGCATCGTCGGAAGCTTCAGACAATCGTGTGTACTCCACTCCACCAGAATCTAGTCCACCCATCGTTAGCCCTCAGGAAGCCAAAGTCCGAGACTGGGACGACCAGGGAAGGTATAGCCCTGGAGCCGTGGTGGCTAGCCGCCTAGCTGGACTGGCAATACGGGGCGATTTCCACCACCAGCTCCCCGATCGCAGTCTCCACCAACCAGCCTTTAAGCCTCTTCTGCAGGCAAAAGACCTTCCTCAGAATTCGAATCTTCATGGCTTTCATGACATGCCCGACTCGGACTCCTCTGAAGCTGCGAAGCCCGTTTCTCCACCGCTAAATGACCGTGCTCCCTCTCCAACCTTGGCCGCAGGCGGCAAGTCTCCTAAAAATCTAGGAACGCCCTTGAACACTCCGAGGCAACACTCTATAAGCCCCCAAAAGACGAGAAGCGCTCCTGCGTCTGCCAAAGTGCGCAGTCCAGGCAGATCGCCAACACCACCCGGAGCTAAGATCGAGGACTTGCTTGCTTGGAGCGACTCCGAGATAACCGGTCACAATCCGACCGATCCTGACGATGACGGCTACGGTATCAACGGCATAGGCTTTAAGCCTACTGCGGCAATTGCTTGGGCTCGGTcgcagaaaagaaagaagcaagttgCAGAATGGAAAAGTCGAGAAGCAAGGGAAGCGCGCGAGAGGCGCAGAGAGCGACGGGTTGCCAACAACATGGATCAGTTGCGGACAGTTCAGTCAGGCGGCATACAGAAGAAGGTTAAGTTCGACGTCTAA
- a CDS encoding uncharacterized protein (transcript_id=CADANIAT00010011): MADDSREPIKPTQSPDTTEQLSELPPKSKPKYELPKSQVGKLWEAFGNPEDQVNMLPTAHGKKANDISVTEAMKSLPLNSATSFYKAPCARDSLLLGIGAGFGVGGVRGVLGGMRSIWSACNWAVGVFAITSLAAHEFCQRRRIQELDGMKQAVEMMKELKIKKQREKEEKAAEAARLAEEERKRKSWTNLANYKFW, translated from the exons ATGGCAGACGATTCACGGGAACCGATAAAACCTACCCAATCGCCGGATACCACTGAGCAATTATCCGAGCTTCCGCCTAAATCAAAGCCAAAGTATGAGCTTCCGAAGTCGCAAGTCGGGAAATTATGGGAGGCCTTCGGCAACCCGGAGGACCAGGTGAACATGCTACCCACAGCGCACGGGAAAAAAGCAAACGATATTTCGGTTACGGAAGCTATGAAATCGTTACCTCTGAATAGCGCAACCTCATTCTACAAAGCACCGTGCGCGCGCgattctcttcttcttggaaTTGGTGCTGGCTTCGGTGTGGGCGGGGTGAGGGGTGTTTTGGGAG GTATGCGATCTATCTGGTCCGCATGTAATTGGGCTGTTGGCGTCTTCGCTATTACGTCTCTCGCAGCACATGAATTCTGCCAGCGACGTCGGATACAAGAATTGGATGGAATGAAACAAGCTGTGGAAATGATGAAGGAGTTGAAAATTAAGAAGCAAcgagagaaggaagaaaaggctgCGGAGGCCGCTCGTCTAGCCGAGGAGGAACGGAAACGCAAGAGCTGGACCAATCTAGCAAACTACAAGTTCTGGTAG
- a CDS encoding DNA polymerase epsilon catalytic subunit (transcript_id=CADANIAT00010012), producing the protein MPSRKPSKYGNKFRSGAASFNPKRTKTVEFSSLRSSEATSQDEKFEAIRLANSIDESLGFPRFEAGEKRVGWLINMHSTSIEDPNVPGGRAGVDYYFLDDDGGSFKATVEYDPYFLIAVKTGHEAEVEEWCRRMFEGLIKKIKRVVKEDLKLPNHLLGHRRTFLQLDFANVSHLLEVRKTLLPLAEKNRKNARPNGTTNASDFIIDIREYDVPYHVRVAIDKDIRIGKWYTVEATHGIISLTCLEERLTRADPVVLAFDIETTKLPLKFPDSVIDQIMMISYMIDGQGFLITNREIVSEDIDDFEYTPKPEYSGPFMIFNEPNERAVIERFFEHIKEAKPTVIATYNGDFFDWPFVEARASVLGIDMYKEIGFRKNSEDIYQSDHCAHMDCFAWVNRDSYLPQGSRGLKAVTVAKLGYDPDELDPELMTPYASERPQTLAEYSVSDAVATYYLYMKYIHPFIFSLCTILPLNPDDTLRKGTGTLCEMLLMVQAYKGNIVLPNKHKDPPEAFYEGHLLESETYVGGHVESIEAGVFRSDIPVPFNIDPTAVDELLRDLDAALKFSIEVEEKKSLDDVTNYEEVKGQIAKLLTDLRENPHRNEVPFIYHLDVASMYPNIMITNRLQPDSLIQESNCAACDFNRPGKTCDRRLPWAWRGEFLPAKRDEYNMIRQAVQNERFPGRTKKSPMRAFTELSAEEQAAIVKKRLQDYSKKIYHKIHDSKTMVREAIICQRENPFYVDTVRSFRDRRYDFKGKQKVWKGKTESLKSSGAPAAEIEEAKKMIVLYDSLQLAHKVILNSFYGYVMRKGSRWYSMEMAGVTCLTGARIIQMARELVERIGRPLELDTDGIWCMLPGTFPENFSFTLKNGKKLGISYPCVMLNHLVHGSYTNHQYQSLANPATFRYETHSENSIFFEVDGPYRAMILPTSKEEDKNLKKRYAVFNDDGSLAELKGFEVKRRGELKLIKIFQTQIFKFFLEGTTLAETYAAVARVADRWLDVLYEHGATLADEELIELISENRSMTKTLEEYGNQKSTSITTARRLAEFLGEQMVKDKGLNCKYIISARPRNTPVTERAIPVTIFSAEDSIKRHFLRKWLKDDPGDMDPRSVIDWDYYLERLGSVVQKLITIPAALQKIRNPVPRVAHPEWLQRRINKQDDRFKQVKMTDMFGKSEKNPLSDISTNIIDHRVQHADNLDEAMADSMEKLKSSSPQKASGKRKHPENQTKTSLDPFASLPAKMPSIDDDYVGFLKYQKQKWKIQKQARLRRRQLFGERANTGGDSLSHLFRNQAELLYISTWQVLQLAETSRPGIVRAFVLIDRKIHALTIKVPRCVYINLKQDSLPDVEVPECEVEKVNHTLPNGHPSVHLFKLTLSEETFLREADKIHVLLQHPSVEGVYERNIPLNLRAVLKLGSICTFDEAQRGVLGDGLERGFDLSTLCRTSSEQQYLQDSPLAYHFLYHVSSGEKQIFAIFSSTKNEAHIVILNRARDVQGLPNVDKIYSELLARKLQGQGDQAEGAFQYQEKIHFRTTQITTRRKAYLEVSDLIKKLRNDESLPAIMIIQSQQRSRLCHDIPILKEYPILSVKPEVSDMNLPPLGWQSFIAKRLVTHYLYLSSWVQHLTMLARYGDVPLCNLESDDPRFLIDISYARRLQQNNVVLWWSSTAKPDHAGYEKDDITGPLERVGMPCVNVPGSYTTVCVELEVRNLAINTILTSSIINEAEGADSLLAPSDPSAESSGSGVLYSEKAFASAGAVVLREMVKHWWSEACQGNNMADIMVQHLIRWVESPASCLYDRSLHQYVRMLSRKSFQQLMAEFRRVGSNVVFASPTRLLLQTSKTEVGNAYAYSQYVLKSIRANPSFHFIDLDIKEYWDYLVWYDEYNYGGKGCQEVAETEEQPLETVMHWQLSRFLPTPMQTIFHDWVVEYIELMHSFKRPESDDSSTPRLTQIPIGQPEPGQENEELSAALSDRFSKPLKKQISGLIRRQREELLHPELASDYVFPILPGVLTDPNEEKRNPVLELVKLLMQVLSLSKTTALETRLLRRELLALFEVREFSKEGRFENPGSSLKIPELTCSACCLIRDLDLCRDEDVLPERGSGSGPDSATSSRPWCCPFCQTEYDRLAQEEMLIGQVWGMVVAWQTQDLKCSKCGTLKISEFMEHCSCSGQWTETMNRADIEKRLKVLESVAKFHELKLLQVVVEEVLSQT; encoded by the exons ATGCCTTCGCGAAAACCGAGCAAGTATGGAAACAAATTCCGGTCAGGCGCCGCATCATTTAACCCTAAGAGAACGAAGACCGTCGAATTTTCCTCTCTGCGATCCTCAGAAGCAACCTCCCAAGATGAGAAATTCGAGGCAATTCGGTTGGCAAACAGCATCGACGAAAGTCTGGGGTTTCCGCGCTTTGAAGCCGGCGAGAAGAGAGTTGGTTGGCTCATCAATATGCACAGCACGTCAATAGAGGATCCGAATGTCCCTGGAGGGCGTGCCGGTGTCGATTACTATTTTCTCGACGACGATGGCGGCAGCTTCAAAGCAACTGTCGAATACGACCCTTATTTCCTGATTGCAGTAAAGACGGGCCATGAGGCAGAAGTCGAGGAATGGTGTCGGAGGATGTTCGAAGGGCTCATAAAGAAAATCAAAAGGGTTGTGAAGGAGGATCTCAAGTTACCAAACCATCTACTCGGGCATCGGAGAACTTTTCTTCAGTTGGACTTTGCCAATGTGAGCCATCTGCTTGAGGTGCGGAAGACCCTTTTGCCTCTAGCagaaaagaacaggaagaaT GCACGACCTAATGGCACCACTAATGCGAGTGATTTTATAATTGATATTCGAGAATACGATGTTCCGTACCATGTTAGAGTGGCGATTGATAAAG ACATTCGGATAGGAAAATGGTATACGGTAGAGGCTACTCATGGCATTATTTCATTGACTTGCTTGGAAGAACGACTTACAAGAGCGGATCCAGTCGTCCTCGCTTTCGATATTGAGACCACAAAGCTCCCACTCAAATTCCCAGATTCCGTAATCGACCAGATTATGATGATATCCTATATGATTGATGGGCAAGGATTCTTGATCACGAACCGGGAAATCGTCTCGGAGGATATCGATGACTTCGAATACACTCCCAAACCTGAATACAGTGGTCCGTTTATGATTTTCAACGAGCCAAACGAGCGGGCTGTTATCGAGAGGTTTTTTGAACATATAAAGGAAGCGAAGCCGACGGTGATAGCCACATACAACGGTGACTTCTTCGACTGGCCTTTCGTTGAAGCTAGGGCAAGCGTTCTTGGTATCGACATGTACAAAGAAATCGGCTTCCGGAAAAACAGCGAAGACATCTACCAGAGTGACCACTGCGCGCATATGGACTGTTTTGCATGGGTTAATCGTGACAGTTATTTACCTCAGGGTTCGCGTGGTTTGAAGGCTGTTACAGTCGCGAAGCTCGGTTATGATCCCGACGAACTTGATCCGGAACTCATGACGCCCTACGCAAGCGAACGTCCTCAGACGCTGGCCGAATACTCTGTTTCCGATGCCGTCGCTACGTATTATCTCTACATGAAATACATTCATCCCTTCATTTTCTCCCTCTGCACGATTCTCCCACTGAATCCCGATGATACGCTGCGCAAAGGTACAGGAACACTATGTGAAATGCTGCTTATGGTTCAGGCATATAAGGGGAATATTGTCTTGCCAAACAAGCATAAAGATCCTCCAGAAGCGTTCTACGAGGGTCACCTACTTGAGTCTGAGACATATGTCGGCGGACACGTGGAAAGTATTGAGGCTGGAGTGTTTCGAAGCGACATTCCCGTGCCCTTCAATATTGATCCAACCGCCGTAGACGAATTGCTCCGGGATCTCGATGCAGCGTTAAAATTCAGCATTGAagtcgaagagaagaaatctTTGGACGACGTTACCAACTACGAGGAAGTAAAGGGACAGATCGCCAAACTCCTGACGGACCTCAGGGAGAATCCTCATCGGAATGAGGTCCCGTTCATCTACCATCTGGATGTTGCATCTATGTATCCGAATATTATGATCACAAATCGACTACAACCTGACTCATTGATCCAAGAGTCAAACTGTGCTGCTTGCGATTTCAACCGTCCAGGAAAGACATGTGATAGACGTCTCCCATGGGCCTGGAGAGGTGAATTTCTTCCAGCCAAGCGAGACGAATACAACATGATCCGGCAGGCAGTTCAAAACGAGCGCTTTCCGGGCAGGACGAAGAAAAGCCCTATGAGGGCGTTTACTGAGTTGAGTGCCGAAGAACAGGCGGCCATCGTCAAGAAGCGGTTGCAAGATTACAGCAAGAAAATCTACCACAAGATCCACGACAGCAAGACAATGGTTCGGGAGGCCATCATTTGCCAACGGGAAAACCCATTCTATGTGGACACTGTGCGTAGCTTCCGAGATCGAAGATACGATTTCAAGGGAAAGCAAAAAGTGTGGAAGGGAAAAACCGAGTCATTGAAATCATCAGGCGCCCCGGCCGcagagattgaagaggcgaagaagatgattgTTTTATACGACTCCCTACAGCTTGCTCACAAGGTTATCCTGAACAGTTTCTATGGTTATGTAATGCGGAAGGGCTCTAGATGGTATTCTATGGAGATGGCCGGTGTCACCTGTCTCACTGGTGCTCGTATCATTCAAATGGCGAGAGAACTTGTCGAACGTATTGGTCGGCCGCTGGAGCTAGACACGGATGGTATCTGGTGTATGCTTCCAGGAACATTCCCTGAGAATTTCTCTTTCACACTCAAAAATGGCAAGAAACTCGGCATTTCCTATCCATGTGTCATGCTGAATCATTTGGTCCACGGAAGCTACACAAACCATCAGTACCAGTCCCTTGCCAACCCGGCGACATTTAGGTATGAGACACACAGCGAAAActcgatcttcttcgaaGTCGATGGACCGTACAGAGCAATGATCCTGCCCACTTCTaaagaagaggacaagaacttgaagaagcgTTATGCTGTTTTCAACGACGATGGCTCTTTGGCAGAACTAAAGGGTTTCGAGGTCAAGCGACGAGGAGAGCTGAAATTGATCAAGATTTTCCAGACTCAAATCTTCAAATTTTTTCTCGAAGGTACAACACTGGCTGAAACGTATGCCGCAGTGGCTCGGGTGGCTGACAGATGGCTGGACGTACTGTATGAGCATGGAGCTACGTTGGCTGACGAAGAGCTCATTGAGCTTATTTCCGAAAACCGAAGCATGACGAAGACTCTCGAGGAGTACGGAAATCAGAAATCAACGTCAATTACCACCGCGCGACGTTTGGCAGAGTTCTTGGGTGAGCAGATGGTCAAGGACAAGGGTCTCAACTGCAAGTACATTATCTCAGCTAGACCGAGGAATACACCTGTCACAGAGCGAGCTATTCCAGTGACTATCTTCTCTGCCGAGGATAGCATCAAGCGGCACTTTTTACGAAAATGGCTCAAGGACGACCCTGGTGACATGGATCCTCGAAGCGTTATTGACTGGGACTACTACCTGGAGCGGTTGGGGTCAGTGGTACAGAAGCTTATCACGATTCCGGCTGCGCTTCAGAAGATTCGCAACCCTGTCCCTAGGGTAGCTCACCCAGAGTGGCTGCAGCGGAGAATCAACAAGCAGGATGATAGATTCAAGCAGGTCAAGATGACTGATATGTTTGGGAAGTCTGAAAAGAATCCGCTCTctgatatctccaccaaCATAATTGACCACCGCGTTCAACATGCTGATAACCTCGATGAAGCAATGGCAGATTCAATGGAAAAGCTGAAATCCTCGTCTCCCCAAAAGGCGTCTGGTAAGCGAAAACATCCGGAGAACCAAACGAAAACTTCCTTGGATCCCTTTGCCAGTCTGCCAGCGAAAATGCCATCCATAGACGATGACTATGTCGGGTTCCTGAAGTATCAAAAGCAGAAAtggaagatccagaaacaAGCTCGACTTCGCCGACGACAACTCTTTGGTGAGAGGGCAAACACGGGAGGAGATTCCCTGAGTCACCTCTTTAGGAACCAAGCTGAACTGCTGTATATTAGTACATGGCAGGTCTTACAGCTCGCCGAGACGTCTAGACCTGGAATCGTACGGGCATTTGTATTGATTGACCGCAAGATACATGCTCTTACAATCAAGGTGCCTCGATGTGTCTATATCAACCTGAAGCAGGACTCTCTTCCTGATGTGGAAGTTCCTGAATGTGAGGTGGAGAAGGTCAACCATACGCTACCAAACGGACATCCCTCTGTGCATCTGTTCAAGCTTACTTTGTCCGAGGAAACTTTCTTACGGGAAGCGGATAAGATCCACGTTCTGCTGCAACACCCAAGCGTTGAAGGGGTCTACGAGAGGAATATCCCTCTAAACCTCAGAGCAGTCTTGAAGTTGGGCAGCATATGTACCTTTGATGAAGCACAGCGCGGAgtgcttggagatggattAGAACGAGGATTCGATCTTTCGACATTATGCCGTACAAGCTCAGAACAACAGTACCTACAAGACTCACCCCTGGCATATCATTTTTTGTATCATGTGTCATCTGGGGAAAAGCAGATCTTTGCCATCTTTTCGAGTACGAAGAACGAAGCGCACATTGTTATACTCAACCGCGCCAGGGACGTTCAAGGTCTTCCCAACGTCGACAAAATCTACTCGGAACTTCTTGCACGCAAGTTGCAAGGACAGGGGGATCAGGCAGAGGGTGCATTCCAATATCAAGAGAAGATTCATTTCCGAACCACCCAAATcacgacaagaagaaaggcaTACTTGGAAGTAAGCGATTTgatcaagaagctgcggaACGATGAGAGCCTTCCAGCTATTATGATCATACAATCACAACAAAGAAGTCGCCTCTGCCATGATATTCCGATATTGAAAGAATATCCGATTCTCTCGGTGAAACCAGAGGTTTCGGACATGAATCTGCCTCCTTTAGGTTGGCAGTCTTTCATTGCCAAGAGACTTGTGACGCACTATCTATACCTCTCATCCTGGGTTCAACATCTTACCATGCTCGCCAGATACGGCGATGTTCCGCTCTGCAATCTCGAGAGTGATGATCCTCGATTCCTGATCGATATCTCATACGCCAGGCGGCTCCAACAGAATAATGTTGTTTTATGGTGGTCCTCAACCGCGAAACCAGACCACGCAGGATACGAGAAGGATGACATTACTGGTCCATTGGAGAGGGTTGGCATGCCATGTGTCAATGTTCCAGGCTCTTATACTACTGTCTGTGTTGAGCTAGAGGTCCGCAACCTCGCCATTAACACCATTCTCACTTCCTCCATCATCAATGAAGCGGAAGGAGCCGACTCGCTTCTAGCCCCGTCTGATCCGTCCGCCGAAAGTAGCGGGTCTGGAGTTCTTTACTCTGAGAAGGCGTTTGCATCAGCCGGTGCGGTTGTGCTACGCGAGATGGTGAAGCACTGGTGGTCAGAAGCGTGTCAAGGAAATAACATGGCCGATATCATGGTGCAACACCTGATCCGATGGGTAGAGAGCCCAGCGTCGTGCCTTTACGACCGCTCGTTGCACCAATACGTGCGGATGCTGTCGAGAAAGTCTTTTCAGCAGCTTATGGCTGAATTCAGGCGCGTCGGTTCAAATGTCGTCTTCGCCAGTCCGACCCGTCTCTTGCTCCAGACTTCCAAGACAGAGGTAGGCAACGCCTATGCATACAGCCAATACGTGCTGAAGTCAATTCGCGCCAATCCGTCATTCCACTTTATCGATcttgatatcaaggaataCTGGGACTACCTGGTCTGGTACGACGAGTACAACTACGGCGGCAAGGGCTGTCAGGAAGTCGCAGAGACGGAAGAACAGCCACTGGAAACCGTCATGCACTGGCAGCTTAGCCGCTTTCTACCTACACCGATGCAGACCATCTTTCACGACTGGGTTGTCGAGTACATCGAACTCATGCACAGCTTCAAGCGACCAGAAAGTGACGACTCATCAACTCCACGCTTGACCCAGATTCCCATCGGACAACCGGAACCCGGCCAAGAGAACGAGGAACTTTCCGCAGCCCTATCAGATAGATTCTCCAAACCGCTAAAGAAACAAATCTCGGGTCTCATCCGTCGTCAGCGCGAAGAACTATTGCATCCTGAGCTGGCATCCGATTACGTCTTCCCCATCCTTCCGGGCGTCCTCACAGACCCCAATGAGGAAAAGCGCAACCCTGTCCTTGAACTCGTCAAGCTCCTCATGCAGGTTCTCAGTCTATCCAAGACGACGGCGCTTGAAAcccgcctcctccgccgtgaATTACTCGCCCTCTTCGAAGTCCGCGAGTTCAGCAAAGAAGGCCGCTTCGAAAATCCAGGCAGCAGTCTCAAGATCCCCGAACTCACTTGCAGCGCCTGTTGTCTAATTCGAGACCTCGATCTCTGCCGGGACGAAGACGTCCTCCCCGAGcgtggctctggctctggccccGACAGCGCTACCTCTTCCCGACCATGGTGCTGCCCCTTCTGTCAAACTGAGTATGACCGCCTCGCACAGGAGGAGATGCTCATCGGCCAGGTTTGGGGAATGGTCGTTGCGTGGCAGACGCAGGACCTCAAGTGCTCGAAGTGTGGGACTCTAAAGATCAGCGAGTTTATGGAGCATTGCTCGTGTAGTGGGCAGTGGACAGAGACAATGAATCGGGCTGATATAGAAAAGCGCCTGAAGGTTTTGGAAAGTGTGGCGAAGTTCCATGAGTTGAAGTTGCTACaggtggttgttgaggaggttCTGTCCCAGACATGA